In one Bombyx mori chromosome 22, ASM3026992v2 genomic region, the following are encoded:
- the LOC101738359 gene encoding multiple inositol polyphosphate phosphatase 1, which translates to MKLKLSTFILLFCYDYVHSSFCYWNSGCPYKFLSSYTPYSTIRGDIRDSNIKIKGCEPISIWGIMRHSKSYPLKEFGKSIEEALTIRDLVISSYNSGNSSICSQDIQNLRNWKLNNIIIENANDLTNEGQEEMIEFGKRLQNAYPTLLNSLESHYSFRSTPDKKTESSAKSFAEGLKIKNFDLETSKNNDEIVSPPHTCLRNKEEAEKNYNYVQVVKYRNSPEYLAAKDRLQRRLGIDYPFTNENIKTLYELCRFGWSGLEIKISPWCALFTTDDLKVLEYIEDLRYYYGSGYGDSLNIKRGQIALTNLLDSFENAKRGVGKKIVTYFTDAAKINEVCSALHLYRDENPLTGSRRDPHRRWRSSILSAFSANLFAVLNRCTIKNEPDYNVVFYLNEEPLRSVCEYGVCSWQEFENKLTPFLNVTKDLC; encoded by the exons ATGAAATTAAAACTTTCCacgtttattttgttattttgttacgACTACGTACATTCATCATTCTGTTACTGGAACTCTGGTTGCCCTTACAAGTTTTTATCAAGTTATACGCCCTATAGTACGATTAGAGGTGATATACGAGATTcgaatatcaaaataaaag GATGTGAACCGATTAGTATATGGGGTATAATGAGACACAGCAAAAGCTATCCATTAAAAGAGTTTGGAAAGAGTATAGAAGAAGCGTTAACGATACGAGACCTCGTCATTTCAAGTTATAATTCAGGAAACAGTTCAATATGTTCTCAAGACATACAAAATTTAAGAAACTGGAAATTAAATAACATCATAATTGAAAATGCAAATGATTTAACAAACGAGGGGCAAGAAGAGATGATAGAATTTGGGAAAAGGCTTCAAAATGCATATCCGACATTATTAAATAGCCTGGAAAGCCATTATTCTTTCCGATCTACTCCTGATAAAAAGACCGAGAGTAGTGCAAAGAGTTTTGCCGAaggattgaaaataaaaaactttgattTGGAAACATCAAAAAACAATGACGAAATTGTATCT CCACCACACACTTGTTTGAGAAATAAAGAGGAAgctgaaaaaaattacaattatgtcCAAGTCGTTAAATATCGTAACAGTCCTGAATATTTGGCG gcaAAGGACAGATTACAAAGGCGTCTTGGTATTGATTATCCTTTTAcaaatgaaaacataaaaactttATATGAACTATGTCGTTTTGGTTGGTCTggacttgaaataaaaataagtccTTGGTGTGCATTATTTACGACCGATGACCTAAAAGTCCTTGAATACATCGAAGATTTAAGGTACTATTATGGAAGCGGTTATGGTGATTCTTTGAACATAAAGCGAGGACAAATCGCGTTAACAAATTTGTTAGATAGCTTCGAAAATGCAAAGAGAGGTGTTGGTAAAAAGATAGTCACGTATTTCACTGACGCGGCGAAAATAAATGAAGTTTGCAGTGCTCTTCATCTTTACCGCGATGAAAATCCTCTCACGGGCTCTCGAAGGGATCCCCACAGGAGGTGGAGGTCTAGCATATTGTCTGCTTTTTCAGCAAACTTGTTTGCAGTATTAAATAG ATGCACAATAAAGAACGAGCCTGATTACAATGTTGTGTTCTATTTGAACGAGGAGCCGCTGAGATCAGTTTGCGAATACGGTGTTTGTTCTTGGCAAGAGTTCGAAAATAAATTGACGCCATTTTTAAATGTCACAAAAGAtttgtgttaa
- the LOC101738228 gene encoding multiple inositol polyphosphate phosphatase 1 isoform X1, producing MKFLFVTVFLSVYARSVISLFCYWNTGCPYNYFSSRTPYNAARGDIRDSVIKLTDCEPISIWGLVRHGKRNPGAELALTMKNAIVIREYVVSSYENGNSSLCAQDIENLRELGADYGMFENAYQLSEEGYQEMMDIGKRFKQAFPKLLNKLESQSYTFRPAFGKWMQKSAEGFVNGLANGNLDIEKATTDFDIMDPYTTCGKYQRDVKKNPEIYLESNKYLETTEFLATKDRIQRRLGIDYPLTNENISALYDLCRYTWSSKDKMSPWCALFTTEDLKVLEYAGDLKHYYRNGYGNSINAHLGQIPLSDLFKSFQLAKDGKGKKIIAYFTHATMMDMLYTALNLFKDDVELTGSLRNPDRKWRTSKLSIFGANMFAVLSRCNRENKTDYNVVFYLNEEPLKPICEQGVCTWEEFENKFKTMNSNTDMCQFKSLPYI from the exons atgaaatttctATTCGTGACCGTGTTTCTAAGCGTTTATGCCAGATCTGTGATTTCGTTGTTCTGTTATTGGAATACCGGCTgtccatataattatttttctagCAGAACTCCATATAATGCAGCCAGAGGGGATATAAGAGACTCAGTTATCAAACTTACCG ATTGTGAACCAATAAGTATTTGGGGTCTTGTAAGACATGGTAAAAGGAATCCTGGTGCAGAATTAGCATTGACTATGAAGAATGCTATTGTAATCAGAGAATACGTTGTATCTAGTTATGAGAATGGAAACAGCTCATTATGCGCGCAAGATATCGAAAATTTGAGAGAATTGGGCGCTGATTATGGCATGTTCGAAAATGCATATCAACTCTCTGAAGAAGGTTATCAAGAGATGATGGATATTGGTAAAAGATTTAAACAAGCTTTTCCTAAATTATTGAACAAACTGGAAAGTCAGAGCTACACTTTTAGACCGGCTTTTGGCAAGTGGATGCAAAAAAGTGCTGAAGGATTCGTAAATGGACTCGCTAATGGTAACTTGGACATTGAAAAGGCTACTACTGATTTTGACATTATGGAT ccTTACACAACATGTGGCAAATATCAAAGAGACGTAAAAAAGAATCCTGAGATATACCTcgaatcaaataaatatttggaaACAACGGAATTTTTGGCT ACAAAAGATAGAATTCAAAGGAGATTGGGAATCGATTATCCATTAACAAATGAAAACATATCGGCTTTGTATGACCTCTGTCGATACACTTGGTCAAGCAAAGACAAAATGAGCCCATGGTGCGCATTATTTACGACTGAGGATCTCAAGGTTTTAGAATACGCAGGAGATCTGAAACACTATTACAGAAACGGTTATGGAAACTCAATCAACGCTCATTTAGGACAGATTCCATTGAGTGATTTATTCAAAAGCTTTCAATTAGCTAAAGATGGAAAAGGAAAAAAGATAATAGCTTATTTCACTCATGCAACAATGATGGATATGTTGTACACGGCCTTAAATTTGTTTAAAGACGATGTTGAACTAACTGGTTCACTTAGAAACCCTGACAGAAAATGGAGAACTAGTAAATTGTCCATCTTCGGAGCAAATATGTTTGCAGTACTCAGCAG GTGtaatagagaaaataaaacgGACTACAACGTTGTTTTTTACTTAAACGAAGAGCCACTGAAACCAATTTGTGAACAAGGAGTGTGCACATGGGAGGAATTCGAAAACAAGTTCAAAACAATGAACTCCAACACGGATATGTGTCAATTCAAAAGTCTACCATACATTTAA
- the LOC101738228 gene encoding multiple inositol polyphosphate phosphatase 1 isoform X2 produces the protein MKNAIVIREYVVSSYENGNSSLCAQDIENLRELGADYGMFENAYQLSEEGYQEMMDIGKRFKQAFPKLLNKLESQSYTFRPAFGKWMQKSAEGFVNGLANGNLDIEKATTDFDIMDPYTTCGKYQRDVKKNPEIYLESNKYLETTEFLATKDRIQRRLGIDYPLTNENISALYDLCRYTWSSKDKMSPWCALFTTEDLKVLEYAGDLKHYYRNGYGNSINAHLGQIPLSDLFKSFQLAKDGKGKKIIAYFTHATMMDMLYTALNLFKDDVELTGSLRNPDRKWRTSKLSIFGANMFAVLSRCNRENKTDYNVVFYLNEEPLKPICEQGVCTWEEFENKFKTMNSNTDMCQFKSLPYI, from the exons ATGAAGAATGCTATTGTAATCAGAGAATACGTTGTATCTAGTTATGAGAATGGAAACAGCTCATTATGCGCGCAAGATATCGAAAATTTGAGAGAATTGGGCGCTGATTATGGCATGTTCGAAAATGCATATCAACTCTCTGAAGAAGGTTATCAAGAGATGATGGATATTGGTAAAAGATTTAAACAAGCTTTTCCTAAATTATTGAACAAACTGGAAAGTCAGAGCTACACTTTTAGACCGGCTTTTGGCAAGTGGATGCAAAAAAGTGCTGAAGGATTCGTAAATGGACTCGCTAATGGTAACTTGGACATTGAAAAGGCTACTACTGATTTTGACATTATGGAT ccTTACACAACATGTGGCAAATATCAAAGAGACGTAAAAAAGAATCCTGAGATATACCTcgaatcaaataaatatttggaaACAACGGAATTTTTGGCT ACAAAAGATAGAATTCAAAGGAGATTGGGAATCGATTATCCATTAACAAATGAAAACATATCGGCTTTGTATGACCTCTGTCGATACACTTGGTCAAGCAAAGACAAAATGAGCCCATGGTGCGCATTATTTACGACTGAGGATCTCAAGGTTTTAGAATACGCAGGAGATCTGAAACACTATTACAGAAACGGTTATGGAAACTCAATCAACGCTCATTTAGGACAGATTCCATTGAGTGATTTATTCAAAAGCTTTCAATTAGCTAAAGATGGAAAAGGAAAAAAGATAATAGCTTATTTCACTCATGCAACAATGATGGATATGTTGTACACGGCCTTAAATTTGTTTAAAGACGATGTTGAACTAACTGGTTCACTTAGAAACCCTGACAGAAAATGGAGAACTAGTAAATTGTCCATCTTCGGAGCAAATATGTTTGCAGTACTCAGCAG GTGtaatagagaaaataaaacgGACTACAACGTTGTTTTTTACTTAAACGAAGAGCCACTGAAACCAATTTGTGAACAAGGAGTGTGCACATGGGAGGAATTCGAAAACAAGTTCAAAACAATGAACTCCAACACGGATATGTGTCAATTCAAAAGTCTACCATACATTTAA